The Anaerolineae bacterium genomic interval TTGGGGCCATGGAAATCCTTGAGCAAGGGGAACTAAACGAGTGGTAAGTTATCGTAATCGAAAAGAGGCCACCTGTCAAGGTGCGTTAAAAGCTTCACGGCCTGCCAGAGCAGACCGTGAAGCCATCCGAGGAGGGAGCGCAGGGGGAGTTTAGCGCGCTTGCTCGTAGTACGCCGCCACCTGTTCCCAGTTGACCACCGACCACCAGTTGGCGATGTATTCGGCGCGGCGGTTCTGGTACTTCAGGTAGTAGGCGTGTTCCCACACATCCAGGCCTAGCAAGGGGGTGTGCCCGAACAGGTAGGGGTTGTCCTGGTTCGGCGTGGAGTACACTTTGAGGTCACCAAAGGGGGTAAGCACCAGCCAAGCCCAGCCGCTGCCGAAGCGCGTCGCGGCCGCTTGAGTGAATGCTTCTTTGAAGGCGGCGAAGGAGCCGAAGGTCTTCGTGAGCGCCTCGGCCAGTTTGCTCTGCGGCTTGCCGCCGTTGGGGCTCATGACCGTCCAGAAGAAGCTGTGGTTGACGAACCCGCCGCCGTTGTTGCGCACGGCGACGCGGATGTCTTCGGGCACGCTCTCCAGGTTGCGCAGCAAGGTCTCCACGGGATAGGCCTGGAGGGCAGGATGTTTTTCCAGGGCGGCGTTGAGTTTGTTCAGATAACCCTGGTGGTGTTTCGTGTAGTGCACTTCCATGGTCCGGGCGTCAATGTACGGCTCCAACGCGTCGTAAGCGTAAGGCAAAGG includes:
- a CDS encoding superoxide dismutase, with the protein product MHALPPLPYAYDALEPYIDARTMEVHYTKHHQGYLNKLNAALEKHPALQAYPVETLLRNLESVPEDIRVAVRNNGGGFVNHSFFWTVMSPNGGKPQSKLAEALTKTFGSFAAFKEAFTQAAATRFGSGWAWLVLTPFGDLKVYSTPNQDNPYLFGHTPLLGLDVWEHAYYLKYQNRRAEYIANWWSVVNWEQVAAYYEQAR